One window of the Perca flavescens isolate YP-PL-M2 chromosome 5, PFLA_1.0, whole genome shotgun sequence genome contains the following:
- the LOC114555369 gene encoding UDP-glucuronosyltransferase 2A1, protein MKLGQRLSVSVLLLLCVTWGANGGNILVWYTEGSHWINMKPVLETLIDRGHQVTVLLPSTSMFMDTSEPSRFGYEPFNVTVKKENMEDFLNDFIRFSMYEMDHMSYLQLYIRFMDLMKVNLQYSLKYLDGVLKSETIMKKLKEGKYDLLLADPIYPGSDLLAEILGIPLVFTLRFSLANNWERHCGQLPAPPSFVPGAMSKLTDKMDFSERVWNFLFYALQDIVIDNVIWKEVDKYYSEVKGTPTSACEMMGRADIWLIRTYWDFEFPRPFLPNFKYVGGIHCRPAKPLPEDMEEFVQTSGDAGIVVFTLGSFIKNITTEKGNMIASALAQIPQKVLWRYGGEKPATLGANTRIYDWIPQNDLLGHPKTRAFITHGGTNGIYEAIYHGVPMVGIPMFADQPDNMVHIKAKGAGIIVDFNLMKTEDLRDAINAVISEKSYKDNVMQLSSIHHDRPMSAQDEAVFWIEYTMRNKGAKHLRVQAHELTWYQYHSLDVLAFLLAIVLFILLLFIKTCRFCFRRCCGRKGKTKRKAE, encoded by the exons ATGAAGCTGGGGCAGCGTCTCTCTGTTAGTGTCCTGTTGCTACTTTGCGTGACATGGGGAGCAAATGGAGGGAACATTTTGGTCTGGTACACTGAAGGCAGCCACTGGATCAACATGAAGCCTGTGTTGGAGACGCTGATCGACAGAGGACACCAGGTGACGGTTTTGCTGCCGAGCACATCAATGTTCATGGACACCAGTGAGCCTTCTCGCTTTGGCTACGAACCCTTCAATGTCACTGTCAAAAAAGAGAACATGGAGGACTTTCTAAATGACTTCATTCGCTTCTCCATGTATGAAATGGATCATATGAGCTACTTGCAGTTATACATAAGATTCATGGATCTGATGAAGGTGAACCTGCAGTATTCTTTGAAGTATTTGGACGGCGTGCTAAAATCAGAAACCATCATGAAGAAGCTGAAGGAGGGAAAATATGACCTTCTCCTGGCTGACCCCATCTACCCTGGCAGTGACTTATTAGCAGAGATTTTGGGCATCCCCCTGGTCTTCACCCTGCGCTTTTCCCTAGCCAATAACTGGGAGAGACACTGTGGTCAGCTACCCGCTCCACCTTCCTTTGTCCCTGGCGCTATGAGCAAACTGACTGACAAAATGGACTTCTCAGAGAGAGTGTGGAACTTTCTCTTCTACGCACTGCAAGACATCGTGATTGATAATGTTATTTGGAAAGAAGTAGATAAATATTACTCCGAAGTCAAAG GAACACCCACCAGTGCCTGTGAGATGATGGGTAGAGCAGACATCTGGTTGATACGAACCTACTGGGATTTTGAATTCCCTCGTCCCTTCCTACCTAACTTCAAATATGTTGGCGGGATCCACTGCAGACCTGCTAAACCTTTACCAGAG GATATGGAGGAGTTTGTGCAGACTTCTGGAGACGCTGGCATTGTGGTCTTTACTTTGGGATCATTCATCAAGAACATCACCACAGAGAAGGGAAACATGATAGCCTCAGCCCTCGCTCAGATCCCACAAAAG GTGCTGTGGAGATACGGTGGCGAAAAACCAGCAACTCTGGGTGCCAACACCAGAATATACGACTGGATCCCTCAGAATGACCTACTGG GTCACCCCAAGACCAGAGCTTTCATCACCCATGGTGGAACAAATGGGATTTATGAGGCCATCTACCATGGTGTTCCCATGGTGGGCATCCCCATGTTTGCTGACCAGCCAGACAACATGGTCCATATTAAGGCTAAGGGAGCTGGAATTATAGTGGACTTCAACTTAATGAAGACTGAGGACCTTAGAGATGCAATCAATGCTGTCATCAGTGAGAAATC GTACAAGGACAATGTCATGCAGCTGTCCAGTATCCACCATGACAGACCAATGAGTGCTCAAGATGAGGCAGTATTCTGGATTGAGTACACCATGAGAAACAAAGGGGCCAAGCACCTGAGGGTTCAGGCCCATGAGCTCACCTGGTACCAGTATCACAGCCTGGATGTCCTGGCCTTCCTCCTCGCCATTGTTCTGTTCATCTTACTTCTTTTCATCAAGACCTGCAGATTCTGCTTCCGGAGGTGCTGTGGCAGAAAGGGAAAGACGAAGAGAAAGGCGGAGTAA